One region of Armigeres subalbatus isolate Guangzhou_Male chromosome 3, GZ_Asu_2, whole genome shotgun sequence genomic DNA includes:
- the LOC134221458 gene encoding uncharacterized protein LOC134221458 produces MDFFWRELSKVTGPIPERIRVILEELKYIHGGLAHLDERIIKDMEEEVRNFPKITGKSEREWQKVIGFNGPLQTFRFMLGERSVLKVIASTIQTHGIAKFCKKLLRQEAIRQCRPKTIDEREDEAVREKIINFYKKRFVNKSTLEHIESVPDFVYHLSSMQVSVACDDNGMKALIQCPFCEASITIRQEKSKSWKVSNFSSHIKQRHNDIVPCSDTFQEQPEAQRSGKRKWASSFHENTIEVVQSIPLESTETYEAEYLDCSEQHFDPHDSYIEEQFSEEQEVKHNVYDYEPPTLSDSALQHLDIQPMNYQDYKEQPTNLSSDPLN; encoded by the exons ATGGATTTCTTTTGGAGAGAGCTGTCCAAGGTAACCGGTCCGATTCCGGAGAGAATCCGGGTGATTCTAGAAGAATTAAAATACATCCATGGGGGTTTGGCCCATCTAGATGAAAGGATAATTAAGGACATGGAAGAGGAGGTAcggaattttcccaaaataaCGGGGAAGTCCGAACGGGAATGGCAGAAAGTCATCGGATTTAACGGACCCTTGCAAACTTTTCGCTTTATGTTGGGCGAGAGGAGTGTTCTTAAAGTAATAGCAAGCACTATCCAAACCCATGGCATCGCCAAGTTCTGTAAGAAGTTGCTTCGACAGGAAGCCATTCGGCAATGTAGGCCAAAAACTATAGATGAGCGAGAAGACGAAGCTGTGCGGGAGAAAATTATTAACTTCTACAAGAAGAG ATTCGTTAACAAGAGCACCCTTGAACATATTGAAAGTGTACCCGACTTCGTTTATCACTTGTCGTCGATGCAGGTTAGTGTTGCCTGTGATGATAATGGAATGAAAGCCTTGATCCAGTGCCCGTTTTGTGAGGCATCCATTACAATTCGCCAGGAAAAGTCAAAAAGTTGGAAAGTATCCAACTTTTCCTCGCATATCAAACAGAGACATAATGATATCGTTCCCTGCAGCGATACCTTCCAAGAACAACCGGAGGCGCAAAGATCGGGTAAACGTAAGTGGGCGTCCAGTTTTCACGAAAATACCATCGAAGTAGTTCAGTCTATTCCCCTCGAGTCGACCGAAACCTACGAAGCAGAATACCTAGACTGCAGTGAACAACATTTTGATCCACATGATTCATATATAGAAGAGCAGTTTAGTGAAGAGCAAGAAGTAAAACACAATGTCTATGACTATGAACCGCCGACGCTGTCGGATAGCGCACTACAGCATTTAGACATTCAGCCGATGAACTACCAGGATTATAAGGAGCAGCCTACCAACTTATCATCAGATCCATTAAACTAG
- the LOC134219414 gene encoding uncharacterized protein LOC134219414: MALHYDLIELQRQMMRDSLFHQDSDTPVLTEPEESAFSFLRSGNDRTVLVSMQFIVWKNKTCRKTSTVTPTLESPNLKTTTETLTESPVRNISVKERLPCTRSRNSGRREWIEAETQRAAVDNTAGICQFP, encoded by the exons ATGGCATTACATTACGATCTCATTGAACTCCAAAGGCAAATGATGCGGGATAGCCTCTTTCATCAGGATTCGGATACACCCGTGCTGACGGAACCAGAGGAAAGCG CTTTCTCATTCCTCAGATCGGGAAACGATCGAACTGTTTTAGTCAGCATGCAATTCATTGTTTGGAAAAACAAAACTTGCCGAAAAACGTCAACAGTAACGCCCACGTTAGAATCACCGAACTTAAAAACCACGACGGAAACCTTGACGGAAAGTCCAGTACGCAATATTTCGGTTAAG GAACGTTTGCCTTGCACGAGAAGCCGGAATAGCGGAAGGCGAGAGTGGATAGAAGCTGAAACCCAAAGAGCAGCAGTCGATAACACGGCAGGTATATGCCAATTTCCATGA
- the LOC134226448 gene encoding male-specific lethal 3 homolog isoform X1 yields the protein MVSTRGQKYKFSDGEKVLCYEPDPTKAKVLYDSKVIKVLEVSEGKDKRGRKVIEYLIHFQGWNSSWDRKVSEDFILKDTEENRQLQKDLAEKSQLHQGTYLYRKERKKQRDKSLTARIESLTQQIGPQNKPLVQPLSEEGSSCSNGFGREETDFIADPPLDLDTEYYSSSVESTHEEDKVYIQVGDKLKRILEHDYHMVSDGRLVEIPAQLPIVTILEHFVRHYTIRQLFGQEQAKLRRRNSSFLKGDQKTKDYDTIRTNVELCKEVADGLRLYFDFTLKDYLLYPLERQQAELVLSDVYLMNFTYVASPALSLDLLTIRLESPATDSGTDHADLSVSGSSLAAQEEKRRRRLRSHKNEENEFILDMGFLKSESVSPGNPQALAYSLLKSVFPANVTISFQSKEILEDVFGWKILPSDAPAEPSMIYGATHLARLIVKLPEFLSASSMADEKLKLLLKFLDCFSDYIEEHEEWFGSHVYGEKKANLLDCKLEDSVGLSSMVGGIRIKEEDLDLHDDGIMSGPLLSDVKVEATSLLS from the exons ATGGTTTCGACCCGGGGGCAGAAGTACAAGTTCTCTGACGGGGAAAAGGTACTCTGTTACGAGCCAGATCCTACCAAGGCAAAGGTGTTGTATGACTCGAAGGTAATAAAG GTATTAGAAGTGTCGGAAGGGAAAGATAAACGCGGTCGTAAGGTAATCGAGTACTTGATTCATTTCCAAGGTTGGAACTCGTCTTGGGACCGTAAAGTTAGTGAAGATTTCATTCTTAAAGACACAGAAGAGAACCGACAGCTGCAGAAGGATTTGGCGGAAAAATCGCAGTTGCACCA GGGAACTTATCTTTATCGGAAGGAACGCAAGAAGCAGAGGGACAAATCATTAACAGCTCGTATTGAGAGCCTTACACAGCAAATAGGCCCACAAAATAAACCGCTTGTGCAGCCTTTATCGGAGGAAGGAAGTTCCTGCAGTAACGGCTTCGGACGGGAAGAAACCGATTTCATTGCTGATC CGCCTTTAGATCTGGACACCGAGTACTATAGCAGTTCGGTTGAAAGCACACATGAAGAAGATAAGGTCTATATTCAAGTGGGGGACAAGTTGAAGCGAATTCTCGAACATGACTACCACATGGTGTCGGATGGTAGGTTGgtggaaattcctgcacaacTCCCGATCGTTACAATACTTGAACACTTTGTTCGACATTACACCATTCGACAGCTGTTTGGTCAAGAGCAGGCCAAACTCAGACGTAGAAACAGTTCGTTCCTGAAGGGCGATCAGAAGACAAAGGACTATGATACTATTCGTACGAATGTCGAGCTCTGTAAGGAGGTAGCGGATGGTCTGAGATTATACTTTGATTTCACACTGAAGGATTACCTTCTGTACCCATTGGAGAGACAACAAGCCGAACTGGTGCTATCAGACGTATATCTCATGAATTTCACATACGTTGCATCGCCTGCGCTCTCCTTAGATTTGCTAACGATTCGGTTGGAATCTCCGGCGACCGATTCGGGCACCGACCACGCAGATCTGTCAGTTTCCGGAAGTTCGTTGGCGGCACAAGAGGAAAAAAGACGCCGCCGGTTGAGATCCCACAAAAACGAAGAAAACGAGTTCATACTAGATATGGGTTTTCTCAAGTCCGAATCAGTCTCGCCTGGAAATCCACAAGCTCTGGCATATTCGCTACTGAAGAGCGTGTTCCCTGCCAACGTCACAATATCATTTCAGtccaaggaaattctggaggatgtCTTCGGTTGGAAGATTCTCCCCTCCGATGCCCCTGCAGAGCCATCAATGATCTACGGGGCCACCCATCTGGCTCGATTGATTGTTAAACTTCCGGAATTCCTATCTGCTTCGTCGATGGccgatgaaaaattgaaattgttgcTGAAGTTTTTGGACTGCTTCTCGGACTATATTGAGGAACACGAAGAATGGTTCGGAAGCCATGTGTACGGTGAGAAGAAAGCAAATCTGTTGGATTGTAAACTGGAAGACAGCGTCGGACTGTCTTCGATGGTCGGCGGTATCCGGATAAAAGAAGAGGATTTAGATTTGCATGACGATGGTATTATGTCTGGGCCGTTGCTATCAGATGTTAAGGTTGAAGCAACGTCATTGCTGTCCTAA
- the LOC134226448 gene encoding protein male-specific lethal-3 isoform X2: MVSTRGQKYKFSDGEKVLCYEPDPTKAKVLYDSKVLEVSEGKDKRGRKVIEYLIHFQGWNSSWDRKVSEDFILKDTEENRQLQKDLAEKSQLHQGTYLYRKERKKQRDKSLTARIESLTQQIGPQNKPLVQPLSEEGSSCSNGFGREETDFIADPPLDLDTEYYSSSVESTHEEDKVYIQVGDKLKRILEHDYHMVSDGRLVEIPAQLPIVTILEHFVRHYTIRQLFGQEQAKLRRRNSSFLKGDQKTKDYDTIRTNVELCKEVADGLRLYFDFTLKDYLLYPLERQQAELVLSDVYLMNFTYVASPALSLDLLTIRLESPATDSGTDHADLSVSGSSLAAQEEKRRRRLRSHKNEENEFILDMGFLKSESVSPGNPQALAYSLLKSVFPANVTISFQSKEILEDVFGWKILPSDAPAEPSMIYGATHLARLIVKLPEFLSASSMADEKLKLLLKFLDCFSDYIEEHEEWFGSHVYGEKKANLLDCKLEDSVGLSSMVGGIRIKEEDLDLHDDGIMSGPLLSDVKVEATSLLS; encoded by the exons ATGGTTTCGACCCGGGGGCAGAAGTACAAGTTCTCTGACGGGGAAAAGGTACTCTGTTACGAGCCAGATCCTACCAAGGCAAAGGTGTTGTATGACTCGAAG GTATTAGAAGTGTCGGAAGGGAAAGATAAACGCGGTCGTAAGGTAATCGAGTACTTGATTCATTTCCAAGGTTGGAACTCGTCTTGGGACCGTAAAGTTAGTGAAGATTTCATTCTTAAAGACACAGAAGAGAACCGACAGCTGCAGAAGGATTTGGCGGAAAAATCGCAGTTGCACCA GGGAACTTATCTTTATCGGAAGGAACGCAAGAAGCAGAGGGACAAATCATTAACAGCTCGTATTGAGAGCCTTACACAGCAAATAGGCCCACAAAATAAACCGCTTGTGCAGCCTTTATCGGAGGAAGGAAGTTCCTGCAGTAACGGCTTCGGACGGGAAGAAACCGATTTCATTGCTGATC CGCCTTTAGATCTGGACACCGAGTACTATAGCAGTTCGGTTGAAAGCACACATGAAGAAGATAAGGTCTATATTCAAGTGGGGGACAAGTTGAAGCGAATTCTCGAACATGACTACCACATGGTGTCGGATGGTAGGTTGgtggaaattcctgcacaacTCCCGATCGTTACAATACTTGAACACTTTGTTCGACATTACACCATTCGACAGCTGTTTGGTCAAGAGCAGGCCAAACTCAGACGTAGAAACAGTTCGTTCCTGAAGGGCGATCAGAAGACAAAGGACTATGATACTATTCGTACGAATGTCGAGCTCTGTAAGGAGGTAGCGGATGGTCTGAGATTATACTTTGATTTCACACTGAAGGATTACCTTCTGTACCCATTGGAGAGACAACAAGCCGAACTGGTGCTATCAGACGTATATCTCATGAATTTCACATACGTTGCATCGCCTGCGCTCTCCTTAGATTTGCTAACGATTCGGTTGGAATCTCCGGCGACCGATTCGGGCACCGACCACGCAGATCTGTCAGTTTCCGGAAGTTCGTTGGCGGCACAAGAGGAAAAAAGACGCCGCCGGTTGAGATCCCACAAAAACGAAGAAAACGAGTTCATACTAGATATGGGTTTTCTCAAGTCCGAATCAGTCTCGCCTGGAAATCCACAAGCTCTGGCATATTCGCTACTGAAGAGCGTGTTCCCTGCCAACGTCACAATATCATTTCAGtccaaggaaattctggaggatgtCTTCGGTTGGAAGATTCTCCCCTCCGATGCCCCTGCAGAGCCATCAATGATCTACGGGGCCACCCATCTGGCTCGATTGATTGTTAAACTTCCGGAATTCCTATCTGCTTCGTCGATGGccgatgaaaaattgaaattgttgcTGAAGTTTTTGGACTGCTTCTCGGACTATATTGAGGAACACGAAGAATGGTTCGGAAGCCATGTGTACGGTGAGAAGAAAGCAAATCTGTTGGATTGTAAACTGGAAGACAGCGTCGGACTGTCTTCGATGGTCGGCGGTATCCGGATAAAAGAAGAGGATTTAGATTTGCATGACGATGGTATTATGTCTGGGCCGTTGCTATCAGATGTTAAGGTTGAAGCAACGTCATTGCTGTCCTAA